In the genome of Montipora foliosa isolate CH-2021 chromosome 3, ASM3666993v2, whole genome shotgun sequence, one region contains:
- the LOC137995567 gene encoding uncharacterized protein, producing the protein MVDETFETPPLHQKNSIIDFPPAGLLEAVISSFPRQWRGVFSSLNSEDLAVQAGSFWLQQKSVNEKLSDISPNFIDFIDHLVSDFPVVMNDRLFFKPKILLLPLNMQRNTLAFIDCHSFSLPSQCLEKLVNCLKKCVPELNNWRLTYLKILESRVKDSREGRNLDSQNREQNSCQENYWDCGNLLTEESITRFENLVERNINAESSKDFPLLSNFFDRKVPDGMANNYWNKPEQCLLSQGFVAKDGCNDDVKIVGLTGAGSQDEDVNGETLQESLYQRECEVVNESYSEISKVPENTARREMVLTPPPECLIIRDEDLLEQSEFDTKASVDMPMKEQENDQLLTGFFNENFMALKELIQRLEGGEKDTSTELKVFASCSCLEIESICSQLNLDEVQESTTISMCQKFVNSIEASFGNASVFARYCILPKIQELKQAASRDLFSAISQFAKKYSRAFCDGVVTRLMQQSNLDNAQVVLVSKMIKECLNGETRLYLLQLVISIKISSNGCSFSWTEDTVSVVQTVVDLKPELDDDLFGMFSNVLEQQSHNLSKSVKFSKLLLAVIKSYGKQVSVLVNCFMRIFDGNETFLKKAGFAALKKIATN; encoded by the coding sequence ATGGTGGACGAAACGTTCGAAACGCCTCCATTGCATCAGAAGAATAGCATTATTGATTTTCCTCCTGCTGGGCTTCTTGAAGCCGTCATTTCTTCCTTTCCAAGACAGTGGCGAGGAGtattttcttctctcaattcCGAGGACCTTGCTGTGCAAGCAGGATCTTTTTGGCTGCAACAAAAGTCAGTAAACGAAAAGTTGTCGGatatttctccaaattttataGATTTCATCGATCACCTTGTAAGCGATTTTCCTGTTGTAATGAATGATAGACTGTTCTTCAAGCCAAAGATTCTACTTTTACCTTTAAATATGCAGAGGAATACGTTAGCATTCATTGATTGTCACAGTTTTTCTCTTCCTTCACAATGCTTGGAAAAGTTAGTTAACTGTTTGAAAAAATGCGTTCCGGAATTAAATAACTGGAGATTAACTTACTTGAAGATACTGGAGTCGAGGGTAAAAGATTCTAGAGAAGGTAGAAATTTAGACTCCCAAAACAGGGAACAAAACAGTTGCCAAGAAAATTACTGGGATTGTGGCAATCTTTTGACTGAAGAATCGATAACAAGGTTTGAAAATCTGGTTGAAAGGAACATAAATGCTGAATCCTCCAAGGATTTTCCTTTGCTTAGCAATTTCTTTGATCGAAAAGTGCCGGATGGCATGGCCAATAATTATTGGAATAAACCAGAGCAGTGTTTACTGTCTCAAGGATTCGTTGCCAAAGATGGTTGCAACGATGATGTTAAAATTGTTGGCTTGACAGGTGCAGGGTCACAAGATGAAGATGTCAATGGTGAGACACTTCAAGAGAGCTTATATCAACGAGAATGTGAAGTTGTTAATGAAAGTTACAGTGAAATTAGTAAGGTTCCCGAGAATACAGCAAGAAGAGAGATGGTGCTGACACCTCCTCCTGAATGTTTGATAATTCGAGATGAAGATCTTCTGGAGCAATCAGAGTTTGACACCAAAGCTTCCGTGGATATGCCAatgaaagaacaagaaaatgatCAATTGCTAACtggttttttcaatgaaaacttCATGGCCTTGAAAGAGTTAATTCAAAGACTGGAAGGTGGAGAGAAAGATACATCCACTGAACTTAAAGTATTTGCCTCCTGTAGCTGCCTTGAAATAGAAAGCATTTGCAGTCAGTTGAATCTTGATGAAGTACAAGAATCTACAACTATTTCTATGTGTCAGAAGTTTGTTAACTCCATTGAAGCAAGCTTTGGCAATGCATCTGTTTTTGCAAGGTATTGTATCTTGCCTAAAATACAAGAGCTAAAGCAGGCAGCATCACGGGACTTATTCTCTGCAATtagtcagtttgcaaagaaatatTCCAGAGCATTTTGTGATGGTGTTGTGACACGATTGATGCAGCAATCAAATTTGGACAATGCACAGGTGGTGCTTGTCAGTAAGATGATTAAGGAATGTCTTAATGGAGAAACAAGACTGTATTTGCTACAGCTTGTTATATCAATCAAGATCAGTTCCAATGGCTGTTCTTTCTCATGGACAGAGGACACTGTATCTGTTGTACAGACAGTGGTTGATTTAAAACCAGAGTTGGATGATGATTTGTTTGGCATGTTTTCAAATGTTCTGGAGCAACAGTCACACAATCTATCAAAGTCTgtaaaattttccaaattgttGTTAGCTGTCATTAAGTCTTATGGAAAACAAGTCTCAGTGCTTGTGAACTGTTTCATGCGCATATTTGATGGCAATGAAACATTTCTGAAGAAGGCCGGATTTGCTGCACTAAAGAAAAttgcaacaaactga